The region CGATAGTGGTGGCCGGCAAGGGTTCCGTCGGCGGCAACCTGGTCGCAGTGGTCCGTGGTGACCCGGTGCTCGCGCAGACCATCTCCACGGTCGACAACGCCAACACCGTCCAGGGCCAACTGGTCACCAGCCTCGCCCTGGTGGAGCAGCTCACCGAGAAGAAGGCCGGGCAGTACGGCGTCGGCGACAACGCCCCGTCCCTGCTGCCTAGACTGCCCCAGTGAGCGAACGACGTACCCCGGTGTCCGTAACCGACGCGCGTGAGCGAGCGCACCCGAGGCGCAGCAGGGTGGCGGCATGAGGACGCTGGGTCGGCTGCTGCTCGCCGGCGCCGGCGCCGCGGCGGCCCGGTACGCGCTGCGTGAGGTCCGCACGTCTCCGGCCGGTCCCGCGTTGGACCGCACCAACTTCCGTGGCCGCACGGTGAGCCTGGCCGCCGGGCCGGCGCTCGCCGCGGGCGCGGCAGCGGTCGGCGCGTTCGGTGCCACCAGCGGCGCCTCCGGTGGGGCGGCCCTGGTCGCCGGCCTCGGCGCCGGTGCCGTCGGCCTGTACGACGACGTGGTGGGCGCGCGGCCGGAGCAGAAGGCGGCGAAGGGCTTCGCCGGTCACCTCGCCGCGCTGCGCGAGGGGCGGGTCACCGCGGGCCTGGTCAAGGTCGCCGGGGTGGGCGCCGCCGGCCTGGGCGCCGCCGCGCTGCTGGCCGCCGACCACCGGGTCGCGGCGCATCCGCGCCGGCAGCGCCACGGCGCGATCGGCCGGGACACCGACCTGCTCCTCGGCGCCGGGGTCATCGCCGGCACGGCCAACCTGCTCAACCTTCTCGACCTGCGGCCGGGCCGGGCGATCAAGTCCGGGCTGCTGCTCGCCGCGCCGCTGGCCGGTGGCCCACACGGCGGGATCGCCGCAGGTGCCGCAGGTGCCGCCGCCGGTCTGCTCCGCGACGACCTCAGCGAGGACGTGATGCTCGGTGACAGCGGCGCGAACGCGCTCGGCGCGCTGCTCGGCGTCGCGCTCGCCGCCCGCACCGGTCCGCTCGGCCGGGCCGGTCTGCTCGCGGTGCTCGCCGGGCTCACCGCTGCCAGCGAGAAGGTCAGCTTCACGGCGGTGATCCAGCGGACCCCGGGGCTGCGTGAGCTCGACGCACTGGGCCGACGCGCCGACTGACGTGACCCGACCGGCCCCCCTCGCCGGCGCCGGCCGGCTGGCCGGGGCAGCCGCGCTCATCGCCGTCCTCACCGTGGTCAGCCGGCTGGCCGGCTTCGGCCGCACCGCCCTGTTCACCTGGAGTCTGGGTAACACCGACCTCGGCGGCACCTACGTGGTGGCCAACGCGGTGCCGAACTTCATCTTCGAGATCGTCGCCGGTGGCGCACTGGCCAGTCTCGTCGTACCGCTGCTGGCCGGCGCCGTCGCGGCCGGTGACCGGACGGCCGTGGCCCGGACCACCGGCGCGCTGCTGACCTGGACGCTGGCGTTGCTGGTGCCGCTCGCGGTGCTGGTGGTGCTGCTCGCCGGGCCGGTCGTCGAGTCGCTCGGCCACCACCTGACCGCCGCGCAGCAGCAGAGCGGCATCCGGATGTTGCGGGTCTTCGCACCGCAACTGCCGCTGTACGGGGTGGGCATCGTGCTCACCGGGGTGCTCCAGGCGCACCGGCGCTTCGCCTGGCCGGTGCTCGCGCCGCTGCTGTCCAGTCTCACCGTGATCGTCGTCTACCTGGGGTTCACCGCGACGCAGGGCCGCAACGCGACGGTCGGCGGGGTGAGCCCCGGTGGCGAGTTGCTGCTCTCCGTCGGCACCACCCTCGGGGTGGTGGTGCTGTCGTTGTCCCTGGTCATCCCGGTCAGCCGACTGCGCCTGGGGTTGCGGCCCGGGTTCGGGTTCCCGGCCGACGCGCGGGCCCGGGTCGGCGGTCTGGCGGTCGCCGGCGCGGTCACCGTCACCACGCAGCAGATCGCCCTGATCGTCAGCCTGAACCAGGTCACCGCCGGCGCGCGGAGCAACCCGGGCGTCTACAACCTGGCGCAGACCGTCTACCTGTTGCCGTGGGCGGTGCTGGCGGTGCCGCTGGCCGTCGCGGCGTACCCGACGCTGGCGGCGGCGCGGGCCGCCGGCGACGAGGACACCTACCGGTCGACGCTGGCACCGGCCGTACGCGGGGTGCTGCTGTTCAGTTGCCTCGGCACCGCCGCGTTGATCGGCACCGCCGGACCGGTCGGGCACTTCTTCTTTCCGGCGTCCACCGCGCCCACCGCCGCCGCCGCGATCATCGGATACGCCCCCGGGCTGGTCGGTTACGGGCTCTTCGCGGTGCTCACCCGGGCGCTCTACGCCCGCGGGGAGACCCGGGCGGCGACGGCCGCCACCGCCGTCGGCTTCCTGGTGGTGCCGGCCGTCGTCGTGCTGTTCGGCGCGCTGCTGCCGCTGCGCGACCGGGTGTTCGCGGTGACGTCCGCCAACTCGGTGGGGATGCTGGTGCTCGGGGCGTTGCTGATCCTGGCGGTGCTGCGCGGCGCCGGCCGAGCGGCGCTGGCCGGCGCGGCACGGGCCTCGGCCGCCGGAGTGCTGGCCGGTGTGCTCGCCGCGCTCGCCGGGTTGGGCCTCAGCCGCCTGCTCGACGCGTCGGCCGGCGGCACCCCGACGACGGCGGTGGCACTCGGTCAGGGCATGCTGTCCGGGGTTCTGGTTGGGGCGGTGTTCCTCGCCGTGGTCTGGTTCGTCGACCGGCGGGACGTGGCGCC is a window of Micromonospora sp. WMMD961 DNA encoding:
- a CDS encoding lipid II flippase MurJ: MTRPAPLAGAGRLAGAAALIAVLTVVSRLAGFGRTALFTWSLGNTDLGGTYVVANAVPNFIFEIVAGGALASLVVPLLAGAVAAGDRTAVARTTGALLTWTLALLVPLAVLVVLLAGPVVESLGHHLTAAQQQSGIRMLRVFAPQLPLYGVGIVLTGVLQAHRRFAWPVLAPLLSSLTVIVVYLGFTATQGRNATVGGVSPGGELLLSVGTTLGVVVLSLSLVIPVSRLRLGLRPGFGFPADARARVGGLAVAGAVTVTTQQIALIVSLNQVTAGARSNPGVYNLAQTVYLLPWAVLAVPLAVAAYPTLAAARAAGDEDTYRSTLAPAVRGVLLFSCLGTAALIGTAGPVGHFFFPASTAPTAAAAIIGYAPGLVGYGLFAVLTRALYARGETRAATAATAVGFLVVPAVVVLFGALLPLRDRVFAVTSANSVGMLVLGALLILAVLRGAGRAALAGAARASAAGVLAGVLAALAGLGLSRLLDASAGGTPTTAVALGQGMLSGVLVGAVFLAVVWFVDRRDVAPLVAGVLRRLGRRGPRGGGPTPGAVSPERGDGKETAAR